From Halanaeroarchaeum sulfurireducens, a single genomic window includes:
- a CDS encoding DUF373 family protein, which produces MLLVLCVDLDDDLGRKTGVPTPVIGRNEVEHAAVSLAEADPEDSDVNVLFEGVRLHDTLSEDERVAVAAVTGVDRGDVAANRAVGREVDEVLATIQSDDQVRIVVVTDGAQDESVVPVIRSRAPIDSVRRVVVRQAQDLESMYYTLKQVMNDPETRGTILVPLGVLLLIYPLAVLAEFLGLPGAVLGISSAIVGLYALFRGLGLEESVDDLVSRVRASLYTGRVTLITYVVAAALLVVGGVEGLSQLEDVRAAGGPGPGSVVSALFYGSVRWFAAAALTTSLGQITDEYLAGRFRWRYLNAPFYVAAIAAVLHTVSAFFLGYVTLAELAAVLTAGTLVSVLSTLTFAVVESRRAEAA; this is translated from the coding sequence ATGCTGCTGGTCCTCTGCGTGGACCTGGACGACGACCTCGGCCGAAAGACCGGCGTGCCGACGCCGGTCATCGGCCGCAACGAGGTCGAACACGCCGCGGTCTCACTCGCGGAGGCCGACCCCGAGGACAGCGACGTGAACGTCCTCTTCGAGGGGGTTCGGCTCCACGACACCCTCTCAGAGGACGAACGGGTCGCGGTGGCTGCCGTCACCGGCGTCGATCGGGGTGACGTCGCGGCCAATCGGGCGGTCGGTCGGGAGGTCGACGAGGTGCTCGCGACCATCCAGTCGGACGACCAGGTGCGAATCGTCGTCGTCACCGACGGTGCGCAGGACGAGAGCGTCGTCCCCGTCATCCGCTCGCGGGCGCCGATCGACTCGGTGCGGCGGGTCGTCGTCCGCCAGGCTCAGGACCTCGAATCGATGTACTACACGCTGAAGCAGGTGATGAACGATCCCGAGACGCGTGGAACCATCCTGGTGCCCCTGGGCGTGCTACTGCTCATCTATCCGCTCGCGGTGCTGGCCGAGTTTCTCGGGCTCCCGGGCGCCGTTCTCGGCATCTCCTCCGCGATCGTCGGACTGTACGCCCTCTTCCGTGGTCTCGGCCTCGAGGAGAGCGTCGACGACCTCGTCTCGCGTGTCCGGGCCAGCCTCTACACCGGTCGGGTCACACTCATCACCTACGTGGTCGCGGCGGCACTGCTGGTTGTGGGCGGGGTCGAGGGACTGTCACAACTGGAGGACGTCCGGGCGGCCGGCGGTCCGGGGCCGGGCAGCGTGGTCTCGGCGCTGTTCTACGGGTCCGTCCGATGGTTCGCGGCGGCCGCGCTCACCACGAGTCTGGGACAGATAACCGACGAGTACCTCGCGGGGCGGTTTCGCTGGCGCTACCTCAACGCCCCGTTCTACGTCGCTGCCATCGCCGCGGTGTTGCACACGGTATCGGCGTTCTTTCTCGGGTACGTCACGCTCGCGGAACTGGCGGCGGTCCTCACGGCGGGCACGCTGGTGAGCGTCTTGAGCACGCTGACGTTCGCCGTGGTGGAGTCCCGCCGGGCCGAAGCGGCCTGA
- a CDS encoding polyprenyl synthetase family protein, with translation MEYVEARRDAVEERLQEVVERVDTPRLREELEHVVLAGGKRVRPTLTILACEAGGGDMWATDAGPKKPLQVGADGDLALDFAVGVELAHSASLVVDDIIDRSTLRRGTESAWARYGHGPAIVASDGLLGEAFHLFSADPRALESVSRALVELGEGEATELVDQPATEAEYMELARRKTGALFRTAAELGAIAADANGPTIDAFGEYAERVGIAFQIRDDVLDAVSDAEALGKPAGHDDQMERPSIVRVTGQSPETLTEQAREESRKALAALDSIDMDDGQARTYLEDLAIFVVERER, from the coding sequence ATGGAGTACGTGGAGGCCCGCCGCGACGCGGTCGAAGAGCGCCTTCAGGAGGTCGTGGAGCGAGTCGATACGCCACGGCTCCGGGAGGAGCTCGAGCACGTCGTCCTCGCCGGCGGCAAACGCGTTCGGCCGACGTTGACGATTCTGGCCTGTGAGGCGGGCGGCGGCGACATGTGGGCGACGGATGCCGGACCGAAGAAACCACTCCAGGTCGGCGCCGACGGGGACCTGGCTCTCGATTTCGCCGTGGGCGTCGAACTCGCCCACAGCGCCTCGCTCGTCGTCGACGATATCATCGACCGGTCGACGCTACGGCGCGGCACGGAGAGCGCGTGGGCCCGGTACGGTCACGGTCCCGCGATCGTCGCCAGCGACGGCCTCCTGGGGGAGGCATTTCACCTGTTCTCCGCCGACCCGCGGGCCCTCGAATCGGTGTCTCGGGCGCTGGTGGAACTCGGCGAGGGAGAAGCGACAGAGCTGGTGGATCAGCCGGCAACCGAGGCAGAGTACATGGAACTGGCGCGGCGCAAGACCGGGGCGCTGTTCCGCACGGCGGCTGAACTCGGCGCCATCGCGGCCGACGCGAACGGCCCGACCATCGACGCGTTCGGGGAATACGCCGAGCGGGTGGGAATCGCCTTCCAGATCCGTGACGACGTCCTCGACGCCGTCAGCGACGCCGAGGCGCTCGGCAAACCGGCCGGTCACGACGACCAGATGGAACGGCCCTCCATCGTCCGGGTGACTGGCCAGTCGCCGGAGACGCTCACCGAGCAGGCTCGCGAGGAATCACGGAAGGCGCTCGCCGCCCTCGACAGCATCGACATGGACGACGGACAGGCGCGGACCTATCTCGAAGACCTCGCCATCTTCGTCGTCGAGCGCGAGCGCTGA
- a CDS encoding electron transfer flavoprotein subunit alpha/FixB family protein, with amino-acid sequence MSDVLVVAEPRRGELRAVSYELLTAGRGLADAAEGDLHVAVVSGPVDRYADSLSREGVDTIHTVAQGEEFNHDRYVTVIASLVDDLEPAFLLVPHSANGLDYAPAVAERLDRPVVTDAVALDVDDETLVVNRRMYASKIETVVEVADGPFVVTVRAGAFPPAEDFAEPEITAHDVTVDEEGLDSSVRGYEAASDGDVDITEPDFLIAVGRGIEDEENLALVEDLAAATGATVAASRPVVDNGWLPKNRQVGQSGKTVKPTVYLALGISGAIQHVAGMRGAETVIAVNEDPSAPIFDVADYGIVGDLFDVVPRLVEQFG; translated from the coding sequence ATGAGCGACGTACTCGTCGTTGCCGAGCCCCGCCGCGGCGAACTCCGCGCGGTGAGCTACGAGCTTCTGACAGCCGGTCGGGGACTGGCCGACGCAGCCGAGGGCGACCTCCACGTCGCGGTTGTCAGTGGGCCCGTCGATCGGTACGCGGACTCGCTATCCCGCGAGGGTGTGGACACGATCCACACAGTCGCCCAGGGCGAGGAATTCAACCACGACCGGTACGTCACCGTCATCGCATCGCTCGTGGACGACCTCGAGCCCGCGTTCCTGCTGGTCCCCCACAGCGCGAACGGTCTGGATTACGCACCAGCGGTAGCCGAACGTCTCGACCGACCGGTCGTGACCGACGCCGTCGCACTCGATGTCGACGACGAAACGCTGGTCGTCAACCGGAGGATGTACGCTTCGAAGATCGAGACCGTCGTCGAGGTTGCCGACGGCCCGTTCGTGGTGACGGTTCGGGCGGGTGCGTTCCCGCCGGCCGAGGACTTCGCTGAGCCCGAGATCACGGCCCACGACGTCACCGTCGACGAGGAGGGGCTCGACTCCTCGGTCAGGGGGTACGAGGCAGCGAGCGACGGAGACGTGGACATCACCGAGCCCGACTTTCTCATCGCGGTCGGACGGGGCATCGAAGACGAAGAGAACCTCGCGCTCGTCGAGGACCTGGCGGCGGCGACGGGCGCGACCGTGGCGGCGTCGCGACCGGTCGTCGACAACGGCTGGCTGCCGAAAAACCGGCAGGTCGGCCAGTCCGGAAAGACGGTGAAACCGACGGTGTACCTGGCGCTGGGGATATCGGGGGCGATCCAGCACGTGGCCGGAATGCGAGGTGCCGAGACGGTCATCGCCGTCAACGAGGACCCCTCCGCTCCGATCTTCGACGTCGCGGACTACGGCATCGTGGGCGACCTCTTCGACGTCGTCCCGCGCCTCGTCGAGCAATTCGGGTGA
- a CDS encoding electron transfer flavoprotein subunit beta/FixA family protein translates to MKILVTVKEVTDLAADFQIADAEIDETYLEYELNEWDAYAIETGVQLVEAGIADEVIVATIGPERAEESVRMALAKGADRAIRVWDDALAEQDLLDVATKAEIFASVVEAEEPEVVLTGVQANDDGFGATGVALAERLDYGWAAVVNALELDADEGGAHVRRELEGGLEELSDVTLPAVFTIQTGINQPRYASLRGIREAEAKEIERKTLSDLGITKADAASALQITDLFEPVAEREVAYFDGDPDEQVEQVADVLADSGVVGE, encoded by the coding sequence ATGAAGATCCTCGTCACCGTCAAGGAGGTCACCGACCTCGCTGCCGACTTCCAGATCGCGGACGCGGAGATCGACGAGACCTACCTCGAGTACGAACTCAACGAGTGGGACGCCTACGCCATCGAGACCGGCGTCCAGCTCGTCGAAGCGGGAATCGCCGACGAGGTGATCGTGGCGACAATCGGTCCGGAGCGCGCCGAGGAGAGCGTCCGGATGGCCCTGGCGAAGGGCGCCGATCGTGCCATTCGCGTCTGGGACGACGCACTCGCCGAACAGGACCTCCTCGACGTGGCGACGAAGGCCGAGATCTTCGCGAGTGTCGTCGAGGCGGAGGAACCCGAGGTCGTCCTGACGGGCGTCCAGGCCAACGACGACGGATTTGGCGCCACGGGAGTGGCACTGGCGGAGCGCCTCGACTACGGATGGGCCGCCGTCGTCAATGCGCTCGAACTTGACGCTGACGAAGGGGGGGCCCACGTCCGGCGGGAACTCGAGGGAGGTCTCGAGGAACTCTCCGACGTGACGCTGCCGGCCGTGTTTACCATCCAGACCGGTATCAACCAACCCCGGTACGCGAGCCTGCGTGGCATTCGCGAGGCGGAGGCCAAGGAGATCGAACGGAAGACGCTCAGCGACCTCGGCATCACGAAAGCGGACGCCGCGTCCGCTCTGCAGATCACAGACCTGTTCGAGCCGGTCGCGGAACGCGAGGTCGCGTACTTCGACGGCGACCCCGACGAGCAGGTCGAGCAGGTGGCCGACGTTCTCGCGGACAGTGGGGTGGTCGGTGAATGA
- a CDS encoding helix-turn-helix transcriptional regulator codes for MRRAALLAVLLSLLLVPAVGAAQAQTAATAPDTQIHITIQEDGDARWTIAVRIPLETESDERAFESLSQEFTDGTADGYLSVDPFREAAQRVSERTGQQMAITDVDRDTRVASVNGTRTGQLALSFTWTNFAEIGDGAVQVGAAFEGGWFGDLGSNQTLRIEPPDGYTVHTVEPPTEILDGELRWEGPQEFGAGQPVVTFEPSPTESLPFAMPAIGLVAILIVVVAALLIRWRRGWFPTGATKPLSSGSEEEKEEEPASVEPEPKESIAPDEAEPGPEQPEPSDEGQETPADPELLSDEERVERLLRENDGRMKQAHIVEETRWSNAKVSQLLSSMAEEGRVEKLRLGRENIISLPDEDS; via the coding sequence ATGCGTCGGGCAGCCCTCCTCGCAGTGCTCCTGAGTCTCCTTTTGGTTCCGGCGGTCGGGGCTGCACAGGCACAGACGGCGGCCACCGCCCCCGATACTCAGATCCACATCACGATCCAGGAGGACGGTGACGCCCGGTGGACGATCGCCGTCCGCATCCCGCTCGAGACCGAGAGCGACGAGCGGGCATTCGAGTCGCTGAGCCAGGAGTTCACGGACGGAACCGCCGATGGCTACCTGTCGGTGGACCCCTTTCGTGAAGCCGCCCAGCGTGTCTCCGAGCGGACGGGCCAGCAGATGGCGATTACTGATGTCGACCGCGATACCCGGGTAGCGTCCGTGAATGGCACGCGGACCGGACAACTCGCCCTGTCGTTCACGTGGACGAACTTCGCCGAGATCGGCGACGGGGCCGTCCAGGTGGGCGCTGCGTTCGAGGGTGGCTGGTTCGGCGACCTCGGATCGAACCAGACGCTCCGGATCGAACCGCCGGATGGCTACACGGTCCACACCGTGGAGCCACCGACGGAGATCCTGGACGGCGAACTCCGCTGGGAGGGACCACAGGAATTCGGAGCGGGACAGCCCGTCGTCACGTTCGAACCGTCGCCGACGGAATCGCTGCCGTTCGCTATGCCAGCCATCGGGTTGGTAGCAATCCTGATCGTCGTCGTGGCAGCACTACTGATACGATGGCGTCGCGGATGGTTCCCGACCGGCGCGACGAAACCCCTTTCGAGCGGGTCGGAAGAAGAGAAGGAGGAGGAACCCGCTTCCGTCGAACCGGAACCCAAGGAGTCGATAGCACCTGACGAAGCGGAGCCGGGCCCGGAGCAGCCAGAGCCGAGTGACGAGGGGCAGGAAACCCCCGCTGATCCAGAATTGCTCAGCGACGAGGAGCGCGTCGAACGGCTCCTTCGCGAGAACGACGGCCGGATGAAACAGGCCCACATCGTCGAGGAGACGCGGTGGTCGAACGCGAAGGTCTCACAGTTGCTCTCCTCGATGGCCGAGGAGGGTCGCGTCGAGAAACTCCGTCTCGGGCGGGAGAACATCATCTCGCTCCCCGACGAGGACTCCTGA
- a CDS encoding DUF7094 domain-containing protein, producing the protein MDRAVHALLAALLVASSAGAVVAASPPGTTDVRATGTVDGISTNTTDVLALESIDASTFARGDLVVTGAIDVQAATLVETHDRKRVTEAVAAAETDAEHRAAIRNATDRAERRTEALLAAERTAREDYRTGETTAESYLATVGRLHARAAALEATVRAVDSLDEQSVGDERRARLRGQLMTLQGPVRAELAAALRGDGVSPRTFVGVSSNGLTLATLSDGDYVRETVRTDAQDDDPGRLSFEDAQTRFAELYPWASEHTDKYSLRELGSDVYDVEYAHTHGTIIASIDGSTGALFRESQTKSLAGIPTEETRRTEADDVVVGVSETYPGGPLRVNVTNATGEPVGAAVSVDGTAVGNTGDDGIVWTISPAGTYPVTVTTDATTVDVRVDAT; encoded by the coding sequence ATGGATCGCGCGGTCCACGCCCTCCTTGCCGCACTGCTCGTAGCGTCGAGTGCGGGCGCCGTCGTGGCCGCATCGCCACCGGGGACGACGGACGTTCGGGCGACGGGGACCGTCGACGGAATTTCGACGAACACGACCGACGTGCTGGCCCTGGAATCGATCGACGCCTCGACGTTCGCCCGGGGCGATCTCGTCGTAACCGGGGCAATCGACGTGCAGGCCGCCACGCTCGTCGAAACCCACGATCGCAAACGCGTGACCGAGGCCGTCGCGGCGGCGGAGACCGACGCGGAACATCGAGCGGCCATCCGGAATGCGACCGACCGGGCCGAACGGCGAACAGAGGCGCTCCTCGCGGCCGAACGGACCGCACGCGAGGACTACCGTACCGGTGAGACGACCGCCGAGTCGTACCTGGCGACGGTGGGCCGACTGCACGCTCGGGCGGCGGCTCTCGAAGCGACCGTTCGTGCCGTCGACTCCCTCGACGAGCAGTCGGTCGGCGACGAACGTCGCGCTCGCCTTCGAGGCCAGTTGATGACGCTGCAGGGGCCGGTTCGGGCGGAACTCGCTGCGGCCCTCCGGGGCGATGGGGTCTCGCCACGGACGTTTGTCGGCGTCTCCTCGAACGGCCTGACGCTCGCGACGCTCTCGGACGGGGACTACGTGCGGGAGACCGTGCGGACCGATGCCCAGGACGACGATCCCGGCCGATTGAGCTTCGAGGACGCCCAAACCCGGTTCGCCGAACTGTATCCCTGGGCGTCCGAACACACGGACAAATACAGCCTGCGGGAGCTTGGCTCCGACGTCTACGACGTGGAGTACGCTCACACGCACGGCACGATCATTGCCTCGATCGACGGATCGACGGGCGCGCTCTTCCGCGAGTCGCAGACGAAATCGCTCGCCGGGATTCCGACAGAGGAGACCCGGCGGACGGAGGCCGATGACGTCGTCGTTGGCGTTTCGGAGACGTATCCGGGGGGCCCCCTCCGGGTGAACGTCACGAACGCGACGGGCGAGCCGGTCGGCGCCGCGGTCTCGGTTGACGGGACCGCGGTCGGGAATACCGGTGACGACGGGATCGTCTGGACCATCAGTCCCGCGGGGACGTACCCCGTGACGGTCACCACCGACGCCACCACCGTCGACGTGCGGGTCGATGCGACGTGA
- a CDS encoding type IV pilin, with protein sequence MPSHSRTRAVSPVVGTILLILLTILLVGVIGTVVGGTAALDPSATQAVVVSASADDSGTITLEHQGGPPIDVSAVAVHVSVDGRPLEEQPPVPFFSASGFEPGPTGAFNSASDGELTVGEMASVTVAGTNAPAIDAGSTVTVRISQENQLIASAETSVDGGASDGDEG encoded by the coding sequence ATGCCATCCCATTCCCGCACCCGAGCCGTCTCGCCGGTCGTCGGTACCATACTGCTGATTCTGTTGACGATCCTGCTCGTTGGCGTCATCGGGACGGTCGTCGGCGGGACCGCGGCGCTGGATCCCTCGGCCACGCAAGCGGTCGTGGTGTCGGCGAGTGCCGACGATTCGGGAACGATCACTCTCGAGCACCAGGGCGGTCCGCCGATCGACGTCTCGGCGGTGGCCGTTCACGTTTCCGTCGACGGCCGTCCGCTCGAGGAGCAACCGCCGGTCCCCTTCTTCTCGGCGAGCGGTTTCGAGCCGGGACCGACCGGGGCCTTCAACTCCGCGAGCGACGGAGAGCTCACCGTCGGAGAGATGGCCAGCGTCACGGTTGCGGGGACGAACGCACCGGCCATCGACGCAGGCTCGACGGTCACGGTTCGCATCAGCCAGGAGAATCAGCTCATCGCGAGCGCGGAGACCTCAGTCGACGGGGGTGCGAGCGACGGAGACGAGGGCTAG
- a CDS encoding methyltransferase domain-containing protein yields the protein MGILEDKARARQFYKYLSKVYDRINPFIWNEEMRSRALAMLEIDADDRVLDVGCGTGFGTEGLLEYTEDVYGLDQSEHQLAKARAKLGDTPVTFTRGDAERLPFDDDAFDIVWSSGSIEYWPHPVRALEEFHRVVKPGGQVLVVGPNYPPWPIVQQILDAIMFFYDESEAQRMFEAAGFDDMRHRTMGPNHLGDLALVSVARTPVD from the coding sequence ATGGGCATCCTCGAAGACAAAGCCCGGGCACGCCAATTCTACAAGTACCTCTCGAAAGTGTACGACCGGATCAATCCCTTCATCTGGAACGAGGAGATGCGGTCGCGCGCCCTCGCCATGCTCGAAATCGACGCCGACGACCGGGTCCTCGACGTCGGATGTGGCACGGGGTTCGGTACCGAAGGGCTGCTCGAATACACCGAGGACGTCTACGGACTCGATCAGAGCGAACACCAGCTCGCGAAGGCGCGAGCCAAACTCGGAGACACGCCGGTCACCTTCACGCGAGGGGACGCCGAGCGCTTGCCGTTCGACGACGACGCCTTCGACATCGTCTGGTCGTCGGGATCCATCGAGTACTGGCCGCACCCGGTACGGGCCCTCGAGGAGTTTCACCGGGTCGTCAAACCGGGTGGGCAGGTGCTCGTCGTGGGACCGAACTACCCGCCCTGGCCCATCGTCCAGCAGATCCTGGATGCCATCATGTTCTTCTACGACGAGTCCGAAGCCCAGCGGATGTTCGAGGCCGCGGGCTTCGACGACATGCGACACCGGACGATGGGGCCGAACCACCTGGGCGATCTAGCCCTCGTCTCCGTCGCTCGCACCCCCGTCGACTGA
- the ahaH gene encoding ATP synthase archaeal subunit H yields the protein MPSEEVLQAIRDAESEADEMVAEAKAAREERIAEARDRADDIIETAEEDAEAMKQERLESALEEIEAERERILEEGREERDAIVAEAEDRLDEAIEFAVGRFEEAVHAQT from the coding sequence ATGCCGAGTGAAGAGGTTCTACAAGCAATACGGGATGCGGAATCCGAGGCCGACGAGATGGTGGCCGAGGCCAAGGCGGCGCGTGAAGAGCGCATCGCCGAGGCACGGGATCGGGCCGACGACATCATCGAAACGGCCGAAGAGGACGCCGAAGCAATGAAACAGGAGCGTCTGGAGTCGGCGCTCGAAGAGATCGAAGCCGAGCGCGAACGAATCCTCGAGGAGGGCCGCGAGGAGCGGGACGCCATCGTCGCCGAGGCCGAGGACCGCCTCGACGAGGCGATCGAGTTCGCGGTGGGACGATTCGAGGAGGCGGTGCATGCTCAGACCTGA
- a CDS encoding V-type ATP synthase subunit I: protein MLRPEQMSKVSVTGTRRVMRDVIEATHDLHLVHFSDYDGDIEGFETGSPLSGAEDAADKLVIVRSLKSILGVSEDDAGPTRIVSEERLASELESIRSEVNELDDRRSELEDELRDIEGKLETAHPFVELGYDLDLLSGYDHLDVAVGEGNADEVVEAIEARDDVDAYDVESEGGVVAAFAHAPETDDALGDALLGIDFEPLDVPDASGDPEQYVEELEHRQEKLQWKLERLENEIEEYRLEHAGFLLAAEEKLTIEVQKTEIPLQFATTDHAFVAEGWIPTETFDELESTVETAADGTVAVEELEVADYEDYASEHPHEHSESDEKEATADGGIAFEEDDEPPVVQDNPSIAKPFEILVEMVNRPRYSEYDPTLIVLLTFPLFFGFMIGDVGYGILYVAIGYAMATRLDSDALRSLGGIAVWSGAFTVLFGILYGEIFGMHYIGTILWDGAPPLHKGLQPHYTAYARGWLLATLFVALVHVTAGYVISFAKELRHGLKAAITESGSWALLMLGLWAWIFSRHAIGGKPAFIFEVFNQPTAQIPAENVAIALGFAGFPVEVGLAGLAAAAIGFGLLLLGEGIVGLLESLNVLVNVLSYTRIAAVLLAKAGMAFVVNLLFFGAYSHGGEFHFLVSESPHHVVEQFGEAALTFPGLIHMGVLGILGGIVVFLIGHLVVLALGVTSAGLQAVRLEYVEFFGKFYDGGGAKYHPFGYKRNYTTED from the coding sequence ATGCTCAGACCTGAGCAAATGAGCAAGGTCTCGGTGACGGGCACCCGCAGGGTCATGCGGGACGTCATCGAGGCGACCCACGACCTGCATCTGGTGCACTTCTCCGATTACGACGGCGACATCGAGGGGTTCGAGACCGGATCGCCGCTTTCGGGTGCCGAAGATGCGGCCGACAAGCTGGTCATCGTCCGCTCGCTCAAGAGTATTCTCGGCGTCTCCGAGGACGACGCCGGCCCGACGCGGATCGTCTCGGAGGAGCGACTCGCGTCGGAACTCGAGTCGATCCGCTCGGAGGTCAACGAACTCGACGACAGGCGCTCGGAACTCGAGGACGAACTCCGGGACATCGAGGGCAAACTCGAGACGGCACACCCCTTCGTGGAACTCGGGTACGATCTCGACCTCCTCTCGGGGTACGATCACCTCGACGTCGCCGTCGGCGAGGGGAACGCCGACGAGGTCGTCGAGGCAATCGAGGCCAGGGACGACGTCGATGCCTACGACGTCGAATCCGAAGGCGGCGTCGTGGCGGCGTTCGCACACGCGCCGGAGACCGACGACGCCCTGGGCGACGCGCTCCTCGGGATCGACTTCGAACCGCTCGACGTACCGGACGCGAGCGGCGATCCCGAGCAGTACGTCGAGGAACTCGAACACCGCCAGGAGAAACTCCAGTGGAAACTCGAGCGTCTCGAGAACGAAATCGAAGAATACCGCCTCGAACACGCCGGCTTCCTCCTCGCCGCCGAGGAGAAGCTCACGATCGAGGTCCAGAAGACGGAGATTCCACTCCAGTTCGCGACCACGGATCACGCCTTCGTGGCCGAGGGATGGATCCCGACTGAAACGTTCGACGAACTCGAATCGACCGTCGAGACGGCCGCCGACGGCACGGTGGCCGTCGAGGAACTCGAGGTCGCCGACTACGAGGACTACGCGAGCGAGCATCCCCACGAGCACTCCGAGTCCGACGAGAAGGAAGCAACCGCAGACGGCGGCATCGCCTTCGAGGAAGACGACGAACCGCCCGTGGTGCAGGATAACCCATCCATTGCCAAACCGTTCGAGATCCTCGTCGAGATGGTGAATCGGCCGCGGTACTCCGAATACGACCCGACGCTCATCGTCCTGCTGACGTTCCCGCTGTTCTTCGGGTTCATGATCGGCGACGTTGGGTACGGCATTCTGTACGTGGCGATCGGGTACGCCATGGCCACGCGCCTGGATAGCGACGCGTTGCGGAGTCTGGGCGGCATCGCGGTCTGGTCGGGCGCGTTCACCGTGCTGTTCGGTATCCTGTACGGCGAGATCTTCGGGATGCACTACATCGGGACGATTCTCTGGGACGGTGCGCCGCCGCTCCACAAGGGCCTGCAGCCCCACTACACGGCGTACGCCCGTGGCTGGCTGCTGGCGACGTTGTTCGTCGCGCTCGTCCACGTCACCGCAGGGTACGTCATCTCGTTCGCGAAGGAACTGCGCCACGGCCTCAAGGCGGCCATCACCGAATCCGGGTCCTGGGCCCTGCTCATGCTTGGCCTCTGGGCGTGGATCTTCAGCCGGCACGCCATCGGTGGAAAGCCCGCGTTCATCTTCGAGGTCTTCAACCAGCCGACGGCCCAGATACCTGCCGAGAACGTCGCAATCGCCCTCGGCTTCGCCGGCTTCCCCGTCGAGGTCGGACTGGCCGGTCTGGCCGCGGCCGCAATCGGCTTCGGCCTGCTCCTCCTCGGTGAGGGGATCGTCGGGTTACTGGAGAGTCTCAACGTTCTCGTGAACGTTCTCTCCTACACGCGGATCGCAGCGGTGCTGCTGGCGAAGGCCGGGATGGCCTTCGTCGTGAACCTGCTGTTCTTCGGAGCGTACAGCCACGGCGGGGAGTTCCACTTCCTCGTCAGCGAATCTCCCCATCACGTCGTCGAGCAATTCGGCGAGGCCGCACTCACGTTCCCGGGGCTCATCCACATGGGCGTTCTCGGGATCCTGGGCGGGATCGTGGTGTTCCTCATCGGACACCTGGTCGTTCTCGCTCTCGGCGTCACAAGCGCCGGTTTACAGGCCGTGCGTCTCGAATACGTCGAATTCTTTGGGAAGTTTTATGATGGGGGTGGAGCCAAATACCATCCGTTCGGTTACAAGCGCAACTACACTACTGAGGATTAA
- a CDS encoding F0F1 ATP synthase subunit C has product MLETALATVGLIAEIGAGDVQLAGAAIAVGLAALGAGIAESGIGAAAMGAIAEDESLFGTGLIFTVIPETLVILALVTIFLVQ; this is encoded by the coding sequence ATGCTTGAAACTGCACTCGCGACAGTTGGATTGATCGCAGAAATCGGTGCGGGCGACGTACAGCTTGCCGGCGCGGCAATCGCCGTCGGCCTTGCCGCTCTGGGAGCAGGGATCGCGGAGAGCGGCATCGGTGCCGCCGCGATGGGCGCCATTGCGGAAGACGAGTCCCTCTTCGGGACCGGTCTGATCTTCACCGTCATCCCCGAAACGCTCGTCATTCTCGCACTGGTGACCATCTTCCTGGTCCAATAA
- a CDS encoding V-type ATP synthase subunit E: MSLDTVVEDIREEADARVAEIESAAEERAEEIIREAEAEADSIRESAEREVEREIDRERDQRIASANLEAKQERLEARRELLAEVREALEERIATLPDEEREELVRELLDAAGSEFDDAATLRVSTRPEDMDLLESILEDYDGYELDGEHDCIGGVVVESDETRVRVNNTFDSLLEDVWEDNLKEISARIFEEK; the protein is encoded by the coding sequence ATGAGTCTCGATACGGTAGTTGAGGACATTCGAGAGGAGGCCGATGCACGCGTCGCGGAGATCGAGTCGGCGGCGGAGGAGCGCGCCGAGGAGATCATCCGCGAGGCGGAAGCCGAGGCCGACTCGATACGGGAATCGGCCGAACGCGAGGTCGAACGCGAGATTGACCGCGAGCGAGACCAGCGTATCGCCAGCGCAAACCTCGAAGCCAAACAGGAACGGCTCGAGGCACGCCGTGAACTCCTCGCGGAAGTCCGCGAGGCCCTCGAAGAGCGCATAGCGACCCTCCCCGACGAGGAGCGCGAAGAGCTCGTCCGCGAACTGCTCGATGCGGCGGGATCGGAGTTCGACGACGCCGCGACGCTGCGGGTGTCCACCCGCCCGGAGGACATGGACCTCCTCGAATCCATCCTCGAGGACTACGACGGCTACGAACTCGATGGCGAACACGACTGCATCGGTGGCGTCGTGGTCGAGAGCGACGAGACACGCGTTCGTGTGAACAACACCTTCGATTCGCTGCTCGAGGACGTCTGGGAGGACAACCTCAAAGAGATCAGCGCACGAATCTTCGAGGAAAAATGA